A single region of the Sphaeramia orbicularis chromosome 6, fSphaOr1.1, whole genome shotgun sequence genome encodes:
- the LOC115420984 gene encoding ethanolamine kinase 1: MDICSVRDQLLHVEIHIDEHEPRRGILELLRRLRPQWNSGEIQMKTFTDGITNQLIGCFVGSLQEPGCVLVRLYGRKTELFVNRDREVEMFQVFHAHGCGPQIYCSFQNGICYEFVRGTVLDDELLRQPSIYRLIAAEMGRVHAIRPKSGPPVKPFLWTKMACFLKLLQSSNISGTTEQHSTDSCTSSRSPVDALPSLETLRMEMESLKTHLSQIESPTVLCHNDLLTKNIIYNQEEGTVKFIDYEYADYNYQAFDIGNHFNEFAGVSVVDYSLYPSLDLQRDWLKAYLQSYKLSGGQEDTVTEEEVTQLYVHVCKFSLASNFFWGLWSILQSRFSSIDFDFHRFVFQF; this comes from the exons atggacatCTGCTCTGTCAGAGATCAGCTCCTCCACGTGGAAATCCACATCGATGAACATGAACCTCGCAGAGGAATCCTGGAGCTTCTGCGCAGACTTCGACCTCAGTGGAACTCAGGAGAAATTCAGATGAAA ACGTTCACCGACGGCATCACCAACCAGCTGATCGGCTGCTTCGTGGGTTCTCTGCAGGAACCTGGTTGCGTTCTGGTTCGACTCTACGGCCGGAAGACGGAGCTGTTCGTGAACCGGGACCGGGAGGTGGAGATGTTCCAGGTGTTCCACGCCCACGGCTGCGGACCTCAGATCTACTGCAGCTTCCAGAACGGCATCTGCTACGAGTTCGTCAGGGGGACAGTTCTGGATGATGAGCTGCTCCGACAGCCGTCAATCTACAG ATTGATCGCCGCAGAGATGGGGAGAGTCCACGCCATACGACCCAAGAGCGGTCCGCCCGTAAAACCCTTCCTGTGGACCAAGATGGCCTGCTTCCTCAAACTGCTGCAGTCGAGTAACATCAGCGGAACCACAGAGCAGCACAGCACCGACAG CTGCACCTCCTCCAGGAGCCCAGTAGATG CGCTACCCAGTCTGGAGACGCTGAGGATGGAGATGGAGTCACTGAAGACACACCTGTCCCAGATCGAGTCTCCGACCGTCCTCTGTCACAACGACCTGTTAACGAAGAACATCATCTACAACCAGGAGGAGG GAACGGTGAAATTCATTGACTACGAGTACGCCGATTACAACTACCAGGCCTTCGATATTGGCAATCACTTCAATGAATTTGCCG GTGTGTCCGTGGTGGACTACAGCCTGTATCCGTCCCTGGACCTGCAGAGGGACTGGCTAAAGGCGTATCTGCAGAGTTATAAACTCAGCGGTGGACAGGAGGACACCGTCACCGAGGAGGAGGTCACTCAGCTCTACGTCCACGTCTGTAAATTCTCTCTG